GCGCCGCGCCTTGCGTTTGGCCAGCGAGGACGCGACCGCCGACGCGGCCGCCGAGGCCGCGATGTCCGATGCGGGGGCTTTGGCTCCGGTGCCCTCCCGCAACGTGGGTGTTTCTCCGCCGCCCGGGTCCGGGCCGGCGATCGCGTACGGCACGGCCGCACCGACACCGGGAGCGGGGGCGCCACCGGCGGGCGCCGCGCCGGCACTGACCGAGGGCGCGGGCGCGCTCGGCGCCGTGGGCACGGTGGGCGCGACCGAGGCGGCCGCCGGAAGCGGATCGGCGCGCGGTGCCGGGGCGGCCTGCGCCGGAGCCGGGGCGGGCGCCGGTTCCGGCACCGGCTCAGGCGGCGGCGTCATCTTGTTGAGGTACTCATTGAGGAAGTAGCCGCCGACTCCCAGACCGATCGCCAGCAACGGCTGAATCAGCAGCTGGGGGTAGGTGAGAGTTGCTCCGACCCACGAAACCGCCTGATAGGCAACGGCGAACAGGAACGGACCGTAGGTGACCAAGGTCGGCCCCGGGTTGGTGAGCAGTCCCACGATCAGCTGTTGGGTGTTGCCGATCGGGTCGGCCATGAACTCGATGATCGGCTCGAACAGTGAGTACGTGTACTCGGTGTAAGCCTGGTAGAACTGGCCGACGACACGCAGGAGCGCCGAGATGAAGTCCGCGTTGTTCAGTCCCGAACCAGAATCCGCGGCGGTCGCCTGCGCGAACATCTGCTGAACATCCGCGCCTGCCGAACCGGCCTCACCGACACCGGGCGCCAGCAGCAGCGGAGCGGGACTCGTCGACGGGGTGGCGGCCACCGCAGCACCCGAGACGGCCTGATAGGTGCTCATGGTGGTCGCGGCCTGGATCCACATCCGCACGTAGTCGGCTTCGTTCAGCGCGATCGGAATCGTGTTGATGCCGAGGAAGTTCGTCGCCAACAGCACGGCATGCGTCGCATGGTTGGCCGCCAGCTCGCCCAGCGTCGGCATCGTCGCCAGGGCGGTCGAGTACGCCGCAGCGGCCGTCTCGTGCTGCACCGCGGCCGCGGCGCTGTTCGCGCTGGCCTGCGCCAGCCACGCCAGATACGGCGCGTGCGCGGCCACGTACTGCTCGGCGCTGGGGCCCTCCCATGCACCGCCCTGTACCGCACCCATGATGGAGGTCAGTTCGGCAGCGGCAGAGGAGTACTCGGTCGCCAGCGACTGCCACGAGGCGGCCGCGGCCAACAGCGAGCCCGGCCCGGGTCCGCTGCTCAGCATGGCCGAGTGCACCTCCGGCGGCAGGGCCATCCAGATGGGAGCGGTCATGGTCAGCTACCGGCCACCAGATACATCGTCGCCGCCGCCGCATCACCGACGGCGTAGCTGGTGCCGGACTCGCCGACGCCGACGCCGGACCGGCCGAGTTCCTCGACGCCCAGGGCGGCAACGGCATTGTGCTGCATCCCGTGTGCGCTCAGGCTCACCGCGGTCTGCAGCGACACCGCGTCGGCGGCGGGTGGCAGAACGGTGGTCACCGCCGGTGCGGCGGCCGCGTGCGCGGCGGCCAGTCGGGCGGTCAGCGCCTCGACGGCGGCGGCCGCCGCGGCCAGTCCTTCGGGAACGACGCGCAGAGTCATCAGTTGTACTCCCTTCCTCTGTTGCCCGGGGCTCCGGGAACAGCGTCGGCGATCGGGTTGACCAGTTGGAGGAACGTCGGGGTGTCGCCGTCGTCGAGCAGCATCGCCCGACCGGCCGGCAACCGGCGGAACCTGTGCCCCCGGATCTTTCCGCTGTCCTGCGGGTTGCCCGACAGCATCAGGATGGTGGCCTGCAGCTCGTTGAGCCGGCGCAACAGCGGCGCCGTCATCAGCGCGTGCGCCGAGCCGGTCGCCCGTGCGGTCACGATGACGCGCAGGCCGAGCTCACTGGCTTGCGAGAGCAGGCCGATGATCCCCGTCCACGGCCGCTGACCGGCGAACGGGCCGCTGACCGCGGGCGCATCCGGGATCTGGTCGACGTCGTCGATGATCAGGTAGTGGGTGTGGCCGCTCTCGGCGGACCGGTAGCTCCAGCCCGTCAGTTCCTGCGGGCTGAGACCGGCTGGTGGACGGCGCTTTTCGAGCAATGCGGTCAACCCCAGCATGGCCGGCGTGATCCGGTCGATGTTCGGCGTGTACTCGTTGTCGTCGAACAGCGGCTCGTCGACCAGGTGCAGGCGCCGGTCGATCACCGTGAACGCCACCTGATCCGGCGTCGAGTGCTCGCGGATCGTGCGGATCAGGTGACGCAGCAGCGTCGTCTTACCGGACTTGGCGTCACCGAACACCATCAGCAGCGGGTTGTCGTCGAACGCCACCGGCACCGCGGCGAGGTCTTCTTCGCGCTGACCGATGATCACCCGCTCCGGCGCCGGGTATAGCGGCGCCACCACCGCGGGCGCCAGGTCGGCGGGCAACAGGCGCACCGGCGGCGCGGTGACACCCGGATGGCGGGCGTTGATCACCGCGATGTCGCTGAGCGCCGGCTCGGCGAACAGGAAGTGTTCGGCGGCCATGGTCAGGCCGCGACCCGACTGGTCGGCGGGCACCGCTTCGGCGGGCCGACGCAGCGCACCGGTGACCCGCACGTTGCTGTCGCGGGCGTCGGGCAGCTTGAGCTCGAGGCGCAGACCGAGGCCGTCGCGCATGGCCAGCGGTACCTCGAGCCAGTTCGGCGTGGTGACCACGACGTGGATGCCGTACGCCAGCCCGGTGTTCACCAGCTCGGTCACCTTGGCCAGCAACGGGTTCCGCGTGTTGAACGTGTCGGTGTTGTCGCGGCTGAACGCGTACAGGTTGTCGATGACGAGGAAGACTTCGCCGTACTCGTCGCGGCGCTCACCGTTGCCGGCGCCGTTACCGTTGTGCCCTCGGGCCTGCCGTGCCCGCAACAGCTGCTCGAGCTCGCCGAAGGTGCGCCGGATGCGTTCGGGCTCCAGCTGGGACGCCACGCTGCCGACGTGCGCCAGGTCGGCCAGCGGAGCCAGCTGCCCGCCGCCGTAATCCAGGCAGTAGAACGTCACGTCGCGCGGCGAGTGCAGCGCCGCCGCCGACATGATGAACGTCTGCAGCGCGGTGGTCTTGCCGGACTTCGGGCCGCCGTGGATCACCAGGTTGGCCGCCGCCGACGTGGCATCGAAGATCAGCGGGTCACGTCGCATCGCGAACGGGCGGTCGATCTCGCCCAGCGGCCAACGCCACTGGCGCTCGGGCACACCGGTGCGGGCGAGCAGCTCGTCGAGCGGGATCGCCTCCTCCAGCGGCGGCAGCCACAGCCGCGGCGCCTTCGGACCGTAGTGGGCCAGCTGTCCGCCGATGGTGGCGATCAGCTTGCGCGGCGGACGGTCCTCGTGCGCGGCCGGATCGGCGACGATCACCGTGTCGGCGGGCGCCTCGACGTGACCGGCGGTGAACGGCTGCGGTACCGGGACCGATTGCACGACAACGGATTTCTCGGCGCGTGGCGGGTCGTAGATGCCGTCGACGTACGTGCTGCGGAACTTCACCGGCATCGCACCGGGGGTGGGCACCAGGTAGCCCTCACCCTTGTGTTCTGGGCCCGCTTCGATGTGGAACGCGTCCTCGACGCCGATGATCTGGCGGCTGACCGCCGGGCTGGCGACCTTGAGTCCGATCCGGTAGGAGGTGTTCTTGTCGATGTCCTTGATCCGTCCGACGTCGAGCGTCTGGGACGCGAACAGGATGTGGATGCGGAACGACCGCCCCTTGCGGGCGACGTAGTCGAACAGGTCGGCGTACTCGGGGTGGTCGGCCAACATCAACGAGAACTCGTCGGCGACCACCAGCAGCGTGGGCAGCGGCGGCAGGTCGTGGCCCTCGGCGATCGCGGCCTCGTACTCGCGCACCGAACTGAACGCGCTGCCCTGCACGCGGCGACCCGCCTCCATCAGCAGTTGCTCGCGACGGGCCACCTCACCGCGCAGAGTGTCGGCGAACCGGTCTGCCAGCGAACGCTTCTCGGCCATGTTCGAGATGACCGCGACCACCTGCGGGAAGTCCCGGAAGATGTCGGCGCCCGCCTCACCCTTGAAGTCGGCGTAGATGACGATCAGCCGGTCGGCGGAGTGGGTGGTCAACAGCGACAGCAGGATCGACATCAGCGTCTGCGACTTGCCCGAGCCGGTCATGCCGATCATCAGCCCGTGCGGACCCATGCCGCCCTCGGCTTCGTCCTTGAGGTCGAAGATCAGCGGTTCGCCGGTGGCGGTCACGCCGATGGGGACTCGGAGTTCGTCGGCCCGCGACCGCGGCGCCCACAGGCTCGCGACGTCGAGTGCGGCGGCGTCGGGGATCCCCAGCAGCGTCGAGAAAGTCGCCACCCCGGCGCTGCTGGTGCGCGCCTGGCTGGGGTTGGAGTCCCAGCGCGACAACCGTCGGGCGATGTGCCGGGCGCTGCCCACGTCGAGGTGATCGGCGGCGTCGACGTACGGCTGCCAGCCGCCGGTCTGCCAACGGGTCAGCTTGCCGTCGCCGATGCGCAGGATCGGTCGCTCGGGGTCGGGGTACTGCTCGCGGTGCGGTTCGGCGGCGCCGCGGTGGATCAACGTCACGCCGGCCAGCCCGCTGCGCGGCAGCAGTGCGGTGGGGTCGACGTCGGGATCGTCGACGACGATGAGCAGGTGTTTGAGTCCGGTCTCGGCGTCGCCGCCGAACGGCGGCCGGTCGTCGAGCGCGGACGCCAGCAGCGAGCGCAGCTCAGCGGGGTCGCTCGACAGGTAGCGCGCCGGGCCCGCGCCGTCGACGGCGCCGGGAACGTCGTTGTGCGGCAACCACTTCAACCAGGACCAGTCGTCGCTCTCGATGTCCGGCGAGAGCAGCGCGACACCGAGCACCGCCGGGTCGTGCCAGGTGACCGCCTGCGCGATCCACGCCCGCAGCGCCCCGCGGACATCGTCGGGCTCACCGAGCACCGTGACGCGCGAGATCTTGGCCAGATCCAGCCCGGCCGGCACGGCGCGCACCGTGCGTTGCACGTCGAGCAGTCCGCGTAACGTGCTGTGCGACACGGGTTCCAGATCCACCTCGTCCGCGCTGTCCTTGACCCGCAGGGTGGCGTTCAGCGGCGCGTCGTGCAATCCGGTGCGGATGACCAGGAAGTCGGCGTCGTGCGGGTCGCGCTCCCATTGCCTGCGGGTGTCGGGCACGTCGATCAGCAGTGTGGGGTCCGGATGCGACCACTCCAGCGCTGCACGCTGTTCGGCGGCGTGGGCGCGGATGTTGTCGCGGACCACCGACAGGTAGCGCAGGTAGTCGGCGCGTTCGGCGTCGACCTCCTCGGTGCGCATCTTGTTGTCGGTGCCGCGGTACAGCGCGGTGGCGGCCAGCAGCAGCACGAACGGGAAGAACAGCGTCGTCGGGGAGATCAGCCGCATGCCGGTGGCCACCAGCGCGACGATCATCCCGACGATCAGGATGACGATCAGATACGGCAGCACCCGGCGCAGCAGCGACGGCGGCACCATCCGCGGCAGTTCCGGCGGCGGTTCGATGGTGATGGTGCCCTTGCGCGTCGTCGGCACCGGGATGCGGCGACGCGCCTGGAAAATCAGCCGGCTCACTACGGGGTCTCCCTAATGACTGCGGGGCGTGGGTCGGCGGCGAGCCCGTCGTGCGCCAGCAACGCGTCGGCGCGCGACAGCGTCGGGCCGGGCGCGAACTGGCTCAGCAGCGACCACGGAATCGGGACCGCGGGCTCGGTGAGGCCGAGCGCGGTGATGGCTTCGGATGTGGGACCGTCGTCGGCGTCCTCGTCGAGGCCGTAGCGCACACCGGTGTCGCTGAGCCAGAAGTAGGCTCCGCCGGCCGGTGCCGTCGCGGCGCCCCCGCCGTCCTGGCCGACGCTCTGCACCAGGTAGCCCTGTCCGGGGGTCAGCACGACGTGGTCGGCGGCGGCGCCGGCTCCGGCGCCGACCAGCGCGACGGTGCGCAGTCCCTCGGCGACCGGCAGGGTGACCCCGGACCGCAGGTCCAGGCTCGCGCCGGTGGCGTCGGCGGGCCGCGTCCACTGCGCGCAGGTCAGCGGCGCGTCGGCGGCGTCGATCACCGAAAAGGGTTCGGCGGGATAGGCATTCGTGTCGATCGCGGTCGCGACCGGCAGCCGTGCGATGTCGTCGGCGCCCAGCCGCGGCGGCTGGTCGAGACCGAACGAGTTCGTGTTGCGCATGATCGTCGCCAGTACCGGCGAAATCGGTTGCAGCCCATCGTTGAGCACGGCGTAGTGGCGCAGCGTGTTGTCCGCGGCGTAGGCGGCGACCACGGAGCCGACCGGCGCGGCCACCGGCAGCGGGTAGCGCGGCGGTTCACCGGCGCCGGGGATCGCGGGTGGGGTCAGCGCGGGCGCCTCGGGTACGGCGTTGAACAGCCCGGGCGCGACGGGGCGCACGTCGGGGTCGGTACCGAGTCCCAGCGCGCTGGTGACCGCCCGGTCGGCGAGGTCGATCCGGCTGCGCCTGCCGTCCCACAGCAGCCAGGTGCCCGCGTTGGGGCCGCTCGGATTGCTGACCAGCACCGCTTCGTTACCGGCGAGCGGGGCGGCGCGTTCGCCACCGTCGGTGAGGGCGCCCGCGATCAGCGTCACCCCGGCCGCCGGGCCCGACACGCCGTCGCACACCGTCCACTCGGCGTCGTGAGTCGTGTTCTGCACCATGCGTTCTGGCGCACCGGGAATGCCGACCAGGTTGCCGCGCGGGAACTGGTCGATCTCGCTGGTCTTGACCTGCGTCGGGTTGTCGGGGCGGCCCGCGATCAGCCGGGCCGACGTCAGGTTCAGCACCGGGTGCACGGCGTCGCCGAGGCGGACGTAGAGCGCGGAGGTGGTGCGGTCGGCCAGGATTGCGTCGTTGCCCGCGACCCCGCCGGGCCGGATCAGGGAGAACACGAAACACCCGGCGAGCCCGGTGATCAGGACCAGCGCGCCGACCAGCACCGAGCGCGTCTGCGTGCGCAGCGGATCGACCAGCATGCGGGTGTCGTGCAGCGCGACGCCGGAGGCGATGCGGCGCATGACGAATCGCCAACCCGACACCTGGTGCCGGGTGACGAACCCGCGGCGGTACACCACGCGTTCGGGGTTGTTGTTGGCCGGCGTGCGCGACGTGAACGCGCGGCGGTCGCCGTCGTCGGGGGTGCTCATTCGGTCACCGTCAGGCCCAGGCCGCGCAGCAGCGGGATGGCGGACTTCGTGACGTCCTCGTCGGTGATGGTCATCAGCTCTTCATCGGTGAAGTCGTGGTCTTGTCCCAGTTGCGGTGAGTGGTCGAGGCGGTACTCGCGCTCCTCCTCGGAACGCTCGACCAGGTTGCGCACGAAGCGGCCGTTGCCGGCGATGTCGAGGTTGCGCCGCTGCACGCCGGCGGCGTCCGCCGTGGTGGCCTCGGCCAGTTGACCGAACAACGCTTCCATGTGTGCCAGCGCGGCGGGTTCGAAGACGCTGTCGCGCTTTTCGGCCATCCGCACCGCGATCTCGACCAGTTCGTGCGGCGTGTAGGAGGGGAAGTCGATGCTGCGGGTGAACCGCGAACGCAGGCCCTCGTTGGTGTCGAGGAACGCGTCGAGGTCCTTGCGGTAGCCGGCGATGATGACGACGAGGCGTTCGCGGTCGTTCTCCATGCGGGCCAGCAGTGTGTCGATGGCGACCAGGCCGAAGTCGTTCTTGGCGCCGGTCGACACCAGCGCGTAGGCCTCGTCGAGGAACAGCACACCGTCGAGCGCGCTGTCGATGATCGCGTTGGTCTTGGCCTCGGTTTCGCCGATGTGCTGGCCGATCAGGTCGGCGCGGTGCACCTCGCGGACCGTCTCCTTCTTGAGAATGCCCAAGCCGCAATAGATTTTGGCGACGACGCGAGCGATCGTCGTCTTACCGGTACCGGGCGGGCCCGCGAACACCAGGTGGTTGGTGCGCTGCGCGACGGTCAGCCCACGCTCCTGGCGGCGCAGCGCCATCGCCACCGAACTCTTCAACCGGGCGACCTGGTACTTGACCTCTTCGAGGCCGATGAACTCGGCGAGTTCGGCCTCCGCCTCGACCAGCAGGTGCGCCTTGCGCTCCTTGGCGCCGGGGTCGACGAAGTCGGCCTCGGTCGGCTCGGTCGCGGGGTCCCACGGGTCGATGCGGCCCTCGATGCGGGCGGCGGTGGTCGGGACGATGCCATACGAGCTGTCCGACAGCGCCAGCTCGACCTCGTGGTTCTCCGGGTTGGCGGCGTACAGCTCGGCCAGCACGTCGGCGGCCTCGAGGTCCTCACCCTGCGCACGCAGCGACAGCGCCTTGACCAGCGTGCCGTCCACGGTCGCGACGTCGATGGGGCCCGCCGGCTCCTCGAGATACGACAGCGCGGGGGCGAACATGCCCAGTCGGGCCAGCGAGGTGCCCAGCGCGACCCGCACGGCGTGCGCGGTGGTCTCGTCGAGCGTGTCGTCGGTGACGACCGGGGTCAGCAGGCGCACCACGTCGGACCAGCGCTCGGTGCGGAAGTACATGGCCGCCCGCACCCAGCGGGCCTGCAACCAGCTCGGCCGACGCGCGATCAGCGGTTCGACCAGTTTGTCGGCGCCCGCGTAATCGCCTGCGTCACATCGGGTCACCGCGTACGCGAGACAGAAGTCGTCGGACGTGGCAGCTGAGAACTGCAGATAGAGGCCGGTGTCGTACGTGAAGGCCAGATCGCCGTCGGTCAGGTCCACGTGCCGCTGCAACACTCCCGCGGTCGCGACCGTCTGCCAGACGGCTTCCAGCACCCGGGGGCTGGTGTCGCCCGCGGCGGCCAGGCCGATCCAGGCGTCGCACTGTTCGCGCGCGATGCGCGTCAACTCGGCGAAGCCGGACCGCGCGGCGGCCGGATCCGGTGGGCGTCTGCGGTCGTGGACGGACAGGCCCAGGGCCCGACAGCACGTGGCGAACCGATTCACCACGTCGTGGTCGACGCGCGAAGTCGCAGCAAATTCAGTTGGTAGCGGCACCCGCCGTGGTCTCCCCGTAGTTATCGCAGGCTAACTTTCCGCCCGAAGTTAGCATTGACTAAGCTAACTTGTACAGACGTACCCCGGGAACCGCGACCGGCGGCGTGCCCTATCCTTTGACGGCGCTGACCAGGCTAATTGTTCCCGTCATCACCGCAGCTTCGGAGCCCTCGGCCGGTACCGGGCGGCCGTTGATTCTTAGCCATTCTTGCAGCGGTGTGGCCTCGGCGCGCCACCCCCGGGCACCGAACCATCGGTCGGCGGGTTCGTGCTGCTCGTTGTAGACCAGGGTGAAGAACGCCTCGCCGCCCTCGGACTGCGCCTCTGCCCGCTTGGCCGCGAAGGCGGCGGCATCCATCGGCGCGGCCTCCTCCACCGCAACCCGACTGCCCGGCGCGGCCAGCGCGTCGATCCCGGCGAACAGCTCGCGCTGGGCGGCCGCGGGCAGATAGATCAGCAGGCCTTCGGCGATCCAGGCCGACGCCCGTGAGGCATCGAACCCGTTGTCGCGCAATGCTTTCGGCCAGTCATTGCGCAGATCGACGGCGATCTCGCGCCGGTCGGCGTTCGGGCGGCGCCCGGCCAGCACCTCCCGCTTGAAGTCGAGCACGCCGGGCTGGTCCAGCTCGAAGAGCACGGTGCCGTCGGGCCAGTCGAGCCGGTATCCGCGGGAGTCGAGACCGGCCGCCAGCAGCACGATCTGACGCACCCCGGCGGCCGCCGCGGCACGGAAGTAGTCGTCGAAATACCGGGTCCGGACGGCCTGGAAGTTCACGAAGTCGGCGCCGAACTGGCTCCTCAGCACGTGTTCGGGCGCCCCGCCGTCCAGCAAATCCGCCCATTCGCCGCCGACGGCGCGGCAGAAGACCTCGGCGAGCGGGTCCACGGCGACCGGGTCGGGCTTGTGCGCCTCCAGGGCGCGCGCCGCCGCGACGAACAGCGCGGTGGACCCGACGCTGGTGGTGATGTCCCAGGTGTCGTCATCGGTACGCATGCCGTCGGTTGTACGCCGCGACCCTGACAGTGCGCTCAGACCAGGGGACGACCTGTGCGCACGCGCCAGTCGAGGTCCTTGAGCAGCACGTTGAACGGGAACTGCCGGACGAACCGCGGCATCCGGTTGTAGACGCGGCCGACCGTCCACATGATCCGGTTGAACCGGCGCTGTTTGGCCGCGTCCCAGGGCAGGCCCATCTCGTCGCGGAACCGCTGCGGCAGGAACCCGGTGGTGATGAACAGGTTCACGGCGTCGGTGCGCTGCTGCAACCAGGCCGGCGGCTTGAGGTTGCCGATGCGGCCCGCCGCGATCGGCCACAGGTATTCGCGCACCGCGTCGTCGATGTGCACCTTGTCCAGCGACTGCTGCCAGTACTCGTCGAACGCCTTACGGTCGGCGGGCCACATCTCGGCGGGCACCTGCAGGGTGGTGCCGAGCGTCGCGCCCTCCCGGTAGTGGCGGTCGGCCGATTCGTCGTCCATCTCGCCGACGAAGATCCGGTAGACGTCGACGAAGCCCTTGTAGAGGCACGCCGCCACCCACAACTGCAGTTCCTTGTCGAACGCGTTGTATTCCACCGGGTCGCCCGGCCGCGAGTGCACCTGCGCATGCGACCAGTTGACCGCCCGCCGGTAGGTCGCCTTCTGCTCGTCGCTGCCGGCCAGCGCGACGGCGAGATACGTGAACGTGGTGCGCGCGCGCTTGATCGGGTGGCGGTCGGCGCGGCCCGACTCGACGCGGCTGTCCTTGACGCCGTACCCGACGCCGGGCCTGGCCAGTTCCATGATCACGTTCGCCGGACCCGACAGCAGGCCGATGCCGAGCATCGCGTCGGCCGCGGGCACGTTGCGCCGCAGCGGCCGGTCGGGCAGCGCCGCGTCGTTGATCGCGCGTCCGACGTGGTCGACCGGTTCGGTCATGGCAGCCCCTTCAAGCGCAAATGTGAGAACACGTGTTTCCTGATTCTGCTCCCGCCCGGTGACGGGTGTCAAGGCGCGGCCCGGGTGCCAAGATGGCGCTATGGCACAGGTCCGGCCCTACCGCGGCGTCGACGCGGCCGAGCGCCTGGCCCAGCGGCGGAACCGGCTGCTCGAGGCGGGCCTGGACCTGCTCGGCGCACGCGCGCAGGACCCCGCCGAGTTGACCGTGCGCGCGATCTGCGCCGAGGCCGGCCTCGGTGTGCGCTACTTCTACGAGAGCTTCACCGACAAGGACGACTTCGTCGGCCAGGTGTACGACTGGGTGATCGCCGACATCGCGACGACGACGCAGGCCGCGGTGGCGGCCGCACCTGCGCGTGAAGGTTCGCGCGCCGCGATGGCCAACATCGTGCGGACCATCGCCGCCGACCGGCGGGTGGGCCGGCTGGTGTTCAGCTCGCACCTGTCGAACTCGGTGGTGCTGCGCAAACGCGCCGAGTCATTCACGCTCATGGTCGGGTTGACGTTTCAGCACGCCGGGGCGCTGGGCGCCGAACGCAACGACGCGACCAGGGCGCTGGCGCACTTCGTGGTGGGCGGCGTCACCCAGACCCTGACCGCATGGCTGTCGGGCGAACTGGCGTTCGACGACGACGAGCTGATCGACCGGCTGGCGACCATGCTCGACGCGCTGGCGGCCTAGGCGGTCACCCGCGGCCTGCGGTCCGCGGTGGTCTTGGGTGCGGTGACGGTGTCGTCATCGGTGAATTCCTTGGTCCAGCATGCGAATTCGAGCGTGATGCCGTCCGGGTCGAGGAAGTAGAACGAGCGGACGTACACGCCGGGGTGCAGGGTCGACGACACCTGCGCGGGGCTCTCGTCATGGTTGAGCACGGGACCGACCCGCACGCCCTTGTCCTTGAGCCGTTGCCGGTACTCGTCGAACTTCTCGGCCGGTACGTGAAATGCCAGGTGGTTCATCGTGCTCACGGCGCTGACGATGTCGCCGATGCCGGGGATGGCCTCCGGCGAGGAGATGCCCGGCACCCGGTCCGGCGCGTCGGCGAACCAGAAGAACGCCACGCAGTCACCATTGCCCGCGTCGAAGAAGAAGTGCTGGCCCATCCCGCCCGGCAGGTCAAGCGATTTGATCAACGGCATACCGAGCACGTTGCTGTAGAAGTCCACGGTCCTCGCCATGTCCGAGCACACCAGTGCGACGTGGTTGATGCCACCGAGTTCGAATTCGGAATTGGGATTGTCGGGCCTGATCATCGGCGCCTCCTCAGGCGATTCTCTGGCCAAGAACGCGTTCTGAATCTAACATCGGGTTCAGTTCTCAAGCAATGAGGAACGGACCGGGCACTGCTATGACAATCGCATCTCGCGCACCGCTGCCGACGGTCCGTGGCGGGCACACCCGGACCGCGAGCGATTCGGTGGCGACATGACCAGGGCCCGCACCAGTTCCCAAACCCCCGGTGTGACACGCGAATTCGTGGGACTGGACTCCCCGACCGCCCGGCGGGCCGGCGCGGGAGGGCATCCGTGCCAGGGCCTCTACCACCGCGGCGTGGGGCGCAAGCCGAAGGTCGCGATGATCGCCACCCACTACCAGATCGACTTCTCCGAGCACTATCTCGCGGACTACATGGCCACCCGCGGCATCGGCTTCCTCGGCTGGAACACGCGCTACCGCGGGTTCGAGAGCAGCTTCCTGCTCGACCACGCGCTGGTCGACATCGGTGTCGGGGTGCGCTGGCTGCGCGAGGTGCAGCACATCGAAACCGTTGTGCTGCTGGGTAACTCCGGCGGCGGCTCGTTGATGGCGGCATACCAGGCGCAGGCCGTCGACCCACACGTCAACCCGCTGCCCGGCATGCGGCCCGCGGCCGGCCT
The window above is part of the Mycolicibacterium rutilum genome. Proteins encoded here:
- a CDS encoding oxygenase MpaB family protein codes for the protein MTEPVDHVGRAINDAALPDRPLRRNVPAADAMLGIGLLSGPANVIMELARPGVGYGVKDSRVESGRADRHPIKRARTTFTYLAVALAGSDEQKATYRRAVNWSHAQVHSRPGDPVEYNAFDKELQLWVAACLYKGFVDVYRIFVGEMDDESADRHYREGATLGTTLQVPAEMWPADRKAFDEYWQQSLDKVHIDDAVREYLWPIAAGRIGNLKPPAWLQQRTDAVNLFITTGFLPQRFRDEMGLPWDAAKQRRFNRIMWTVGRVYNRMPRFVRQFPFNVLLKDLDWRVRTGRPLV
- a CDS encoding VOC family protein, with the protein product MIRPDNPNSEFELGGINHVALVCSDMARTVDFYSNVLGMPLIKSLDLPGGMGQHFFFDAGNGDCVAFFWFADAPDRVPGISSPEAIPGIGDIVSAVSTMNHLAFHVPAEKFDEYRQRLKDKGVRVGPVLNHDESPAQVSSTLHPGVYVRSFYFLDPDGITLEFACWTKEFTDDDTVTAPKTTADRRPRVTA
- a CDS encoding TetR/AcrR family transcriptional regulator, yielding MAQVRPYRGVDAAERLAQRRNRLLEAGLDLLGARAQDPAELTVRAICAEAGLGVRYFYESFTDKDDFVGQVYDWVIADIATTTQAAVAAAPAREGSRAAMANIVRTIAADRRVGRLVFSSHLSNSVVLRKRAESFTLMVGLTFQHAGALGAERNDATRALAHFVVGGVTQTLTAWLSGELAFDDDELIDRLATMLDALAA
- the eccA gene encoding type VII secretion AAA-ATPase EccA, whose amino-acid sequence is MPLPTEFAATSRVDHDVVNRFATCCRALGLSVHDRRRPPDPAAARSGFAELTRIAREQCDAWIGLAAAGDTSPRVLEAVWQTVATAGVLQRHVDLTDGDLAFTYDTGLYLQFSAATSDDFCLAYAVTRCDAGDYAGADKLVEPLIARRPSWLQARWVRAAMYFRTERWSDVVRLLTPVVTDDTLDETTAHAVRVALGTSLARLGMFAPALSYLEEPAGPIDVATVDGTLVKALSLRAQGEDLEAADVLAELYAANPENHEVELALSDSSYGIVPTTAARIEGRIDPWDPATEPTEADFVDPGAKERKAHLLVEAEAELAEFIGLEEVKYQVARLKSSVAMALRRQERGLTVAQRTNHLVFAGPPGTGKTTIARVVAKIYCGLGILKKETVREVHRADLIGQHIGETEAKTNAIIDSALDGVLFLDEAYALVSTGAKNDFGLVAIDTLLARMENDRERLVVIIAGYRKDLDAFLDTNEGLRSRFTRSIDFPSYTPHELVEIAVRMAEKRDSVFEPAALAHMEALFGQLAEATTADAAGVQRRNLDIAGNGRFVRNLVERSEEEREYRLDHSPQLGQDHDFTDEELMTITDEDVTKSAIPLLRGLGLTVTE
- a CDS encoding SAM-dependent methyltransferase is translated as MRTDDDTWDITTSVGSTALFVAAARALEAHKPDPVAVDPLAEVFCRAVGGEWADLLDGGAPEHVLRSQFGADFVNFQAVRTRYFDDYFRAAAAAGVRQIVLLAAGLDSRGYRLDWPDGTVLFELDQPGVLDFKREVLAGRRPNADRREIAVDLRNDWPKALRDNGFDASRASAWIAEGLLIYLPAAAQRELFAGIDALAAPGSRVAVEEAAPMDAAAFAAKRAEAQSEGGEAFFTLVYNEQHEPADRWFGARGWRAEATPLQEWLRINGRPVPAEGSEAAVMTGTISLVSAVKG